A DNA window from Amphiprion ocellaris isolate individual 3 ecotype Okinawa chromosome 8, ASM2253959v1, whole genome shotgun sequence contains the following coding sequences:
- the hm13 gene encoding minor histocompatibility antigen H13 isoform X2, producing the protein MSEAEQVPASAPDAAVLDALNGTDSNGTEALNATAKFVATPEGTALAYGSLVLMALLPIFFGALRSVSCSKSKELGENGSDSGFRNAADMPETITSRDAARFPIIASCTLFGLYLFFKVFSQEYINLLLSVYFFVLGVLALSHTMSPLMSRIFPASCPNKQYQLLFTQGSGESKEEIVNYEFDTKNLVCLVISSVVGVWYLLKKHWIANNLFGLAFALNGVELLHLNNVSTGCILLGGLFVYDVFWVFGTNVMVTVAKSFEAPIKLVFPQDLLEKGLEASNFAMLGLGDIVIPGIFIALLLRFDVSLKKNSRTYFYSSFLAYIFGLGLTIFVMHTFKHAQPALLYLVPACVGFPVIVALFKGELTEMFRYEEASPEEAGSKDESSESEKKDQ; encoded by the exons ATGTCTGAGGCTGAGCAGGTCCCGGCCTCGGCCCCGGACGCCGCCGTCCTGGACGCCCTGAACGGCACCGACTCTAACGGCACCGAGGCGCTGAACGCCACCGCTAAGTTCGTGGCGACCCCGGAGGGCACGGCGCTGGCGTACGGCAGCCTGGTGCTCATGGCCCTGCTGCCCATCTTCTTCGGGGCTCTGCGCTCCGTCAGCTGCTCAAAGTCCAAG gagcTCGGAGAAAATGGTTCCGATTCTGGGTTCAGA AATGCAGCTGATATGCCAGAAACCATCACCAGTCGGGATGCAGCCCGGTTCCCCATCATCGCCAGCTGTACTCTGTTTGGACTCTACCTGTTCTTCAAG GTGTTTTCTCAGGAGTACATCAACCTGCTGCTGTCCGTCTACTTCTTTGTTCTGGGAGTTCTGGCTCTGTCTCACACTATGAG tCCTCTGATGTCCAGAATCTTTCCAGCTTCTTGTCCCAACAAACAGTACCAGCTGCTGTTCACTCAGGGCTCTGGAGAGTCCAAAGAAG AAATCGTCAACTATGAGTTTGACACCAAGAACCTGGTGTGTCTGGTGATCAGCAGCGTGGTCGGGGTCTGGTACCTGCTGAAGAAG CACTGGATCGCCAACAACCTGTTCGGTCTGGCCTTTGCCCTGAACGGAGTGGAGCTGCTGCACCTCAACAACGTCAGTACCGGCTGCATCCTGCTGGGGGGGCTGTTTGTCTACGACGTCTTCTGG GTGTTTGGGACCAACGTCATGGTAACGGTTGCCAAATCATTCGAAGCACCAATCAAAT TGGTGTTTCCTCAGGACTTGTTGGAGAAAGGGCTTGAAGCCAGTAACTTCGCCATGTTGGGACTCGGAGACATCGTTATTCCAGGAATCTTCATCGCTCTGCTGCTGCGCTTTGACGTCAG CCTAAAGAAGAACAGCAGGACGTACTTCTACTCCAGTTTTCTGGCCTACATCTTCGGCCTGGGCCTCACCATCTTCGTCATGCACACCTTCAAACATGCACAG CCGGCTCTGCTCTACCTGGTTCCGGCCTGCGTTGGGTTCCCCGTCATCGTAGCTCTGTTCAAAGGAGAACTCACAGAGATGTTCAG GTACGAGGAGGCTTCACCTGAGGAGGCGGGATCTAAAGATGAGTCATCAGAATCAGAGAAAAAGGACCAATAG
- the hm13 gene encoding minor histocompatibility antigen H13 isoform X1, translating to MSEAEQVPASAPDAAVLDALNGTDSNGTEALNATAKFVATPEGTALAYGSLVLMALLPIFFGALRSVSCSKSKELGENGSDSGFRNAADMPETITSRDAARFPIIASCTLFGLYLFFKVFSQEYINLLLSVYFFVLGVLALSHTMSPLMSRIFPASCPNKQYQLLFTQGSGESKEEIVNYEFDTKNLVCLVISSVVGVWYLLKKHWIANNLFGLAFALNGVELLHLNNVSTGCILLGGLFVYDVFWVFGTNVMVTVAKSFEAPIKLVFPQDLLEKGLEASNFAMLGLGDIVIPGIFIALLLRFDVSLKKNSRTYFYSSFLAYIFGLGLTIFVMHTFKHAQPALLYLVPACVGFPVIVALFKGELTEMFSYESSDELLPGSPRLTSFPTISGSPASLASSMDAISMATGSSPRRRRVRGGFT from the exons ATGTCTGAGGCTGAGCAGGTCCCGGCCTCGGCCCCGGACGCCGCCGTCCTGGACGCCCTGAACGGCACCGACTCTAACGGCACCGAGGCGCTGAACGCCACCGCTAAGTTCGTGGCGACCCCGGAGGGCACGGCGCTGGCGTACGGCAGCCTGGTGCTCATGGCCCTGCTGCCCATCTTCTTCGGGGCTCTGCGCTCCGTCAGCTGCTCAAAGTCCAAG gagcTCGGAGAAAATGGTTCCGATTCTGGGTTCAGA AATGCAGCTGATATGCCAGAAACCATCACCAGTCGGGATGCAGCCCGGTTCCCCATCATCGCCAGCTGTACTCTGTTTGGACTCTACCTGTTCTTCAAG GTGTTTTCTCAGGAGTACATCAACCTGCTGCTGTCCGTCTACTTCTTTGTTCTGGGAGTTCTGGCTCTGTCTCACACTATGAG tCCTCTGATGTCCAGAATCTTTCCAGCTTCTTGTCCCAACAAACAGTACCAGCTGCTGTTCACTCAGGGCTCTGGAGAGTCCAAAGAAG AAATCGTCAACTATGAGTTTGACACCAAGAACCTGGTGTGTCTGGTGATCAGCAGCGTGGTCGGGGTCTGGTACCTGCTGAAGAAG CACTGGATCGCCAACAACCTGTTCGGTCTGGCCTTTGCCCTGAACGGAGTGGAGCTGCTGCACCTCAACAACGTCAGTACCGGCTGCATCCTGCTGGGGGGGCTGTTTGTCTACGACGTCTTCTGG GTGTTTGGGACCAACGTCATGGTAACGGTTGCCAAATCATTCGAAGCACCAATCAAAT TGGTGTTTCCTCAGGACTTGTTGGAGAAAGGGCTTGAAGCCAGTAACTTCGCCATGTTGGGACTCGGAGACATCGTTATTCCAGGAATCTTCATCGCTCTGCTGCTGCGCTTTGACGTCAG CCTAAAGAAGAACAGCAGGACGTACTTCTACTCCAGTTTTCTGGCCTACATCTTCGGCCTGGGCCTCACCATCTTCGTCATGCACACCTTCAAACATGCACAG CCGGCTCTGCTCTACCTGGTTCCGGCCTGCGTTGGGTTCCCCGTCATCGTAGCTCTGTTCAAAGGAGAACTCACAGAGATGTTCAG tTATGAATCTTCAGATGAACTCCTTCCTGGTTCTCCCAGACTCACTTCCTTTCCCACCATCAGCGGTTCTCCTGCCAGCCTGGCGAGCTCTATGGATGCCATCTCCATGGCGACAGGCTCCTCCCCTCGCCGTCGTCGG GTACGAGGAGGCTTCACCTGA
- the hm13 gene encoding minor histocompatibility antigen H13 isoform X3 has product MSEAEQVPASAPDAAVLDALNGTDSNGTEALNATAKFVATPEGTALAYGSLVLMALLPIFFGALRSVSCSKSKNAADMPETITSRDAARFPIIASCTLFGLYLFFKVFSQEYINLLLSVYFFVLGVLALSHTMSPLMSRIFPASCPNKQYQLLFTQGSGESKEEIVNYEFDTKNLVCLVISSVVGVWYLLKKHWIANNLFGLAFALNGVELLHLNNVSTGCILLGGLFVYDVFWVFGTNVMVTVAKSFEAPIKLVFPQDLLEKGLEASNFAMLGLGDIVIPGIFIALLLRFDVSLKKNSRTYFYSSFLAYIFGLGLTIFVMHTFKHAQPALLYLVPACVGFPVIVALFKGELTEMFRYEEASPEEAGSKDESSESEKKDQ; this is encoded by the exons ATGTCTGAGGCTGAGCAGGTCCCGGCCTCGGCCCCGGACGCCGCCGTCCTGGACGCCCTGAACGGCACCGACTCTAACGGCACCGAGGCGCTGAACGCCACCGCTAAGTTCGTGGCGACCCCGGAGGGCACGGCGCTGGCGTACGGCAGCCTGGTGCTCATGGCCCTGCTGCCCATCTTCTTCGGGGCTCTGCGCTCCGTCAGCTGCTCAAAGTCCAAG AATGCAGCTGATATGCCAGAAACCATCACCAGTCGGGATGCAGCCCGGTTCCCCATCATCGCCAGCTGTACTCTGTTTGGACTCTACCTGTTCTTCAAG GTGTTTTCTCAGGAGTACATCAACCTGCTGCTGTCCGTCTACTTCTTTGTTCTGGGAGTTCTGGCTCTGTCTCACACTATGAG tCCTCTGATGTCCAGAATCTTTCCAGCTTCTTGTCCCAACAAACAGTACCAGCTGCTGTTCACTCAGGGCTCTGGAGAGTCCAAAGAAG AAATCGTCAACTATGAGTTTGACACCAAGAACCTGGTGTGTCTGGTGATCAGCAGCGTGGTCGGGGTCTGGTACCTGCTGAAGAAG CACTGGATCGCCAACAACCTGTTCGGTCTGGCCTTTGCCCTGAACGGAGTGGAGCTGCTGCACCTCAACAACGTCAGTACCGGCTGCATCCTGCTGGGGGGGCTGTTTGTCTACGACGTCTTCTGG GTGTTTGGGACCAACGTCATGGTAACGGTTGCCAAATCATTCGAAGCACCAATCAAAT TGGTGTTTCCTCAGGACTTGTTGGAGAAAGGGCTTGAAGCCAGTAACTTCGCCATGTTGGGACTCGGAGACATCGTTATTCCAGGAATCTTCATCGCTCTGCTGCTGCGCTTTGACGTCAG CCTAAAGAAGAACAGCAGGACGTACTTCTACTCCAGTTTTCTGGCCTACATCTTCGGCCTGGGCCTCACCATCTTCGTCATGCACACCTTCAAACATGCACAG CCGGCTCTGCTCTACCTGGTTCCGGCCTGCGTTGGGTTCCCCGTCATCGTAGCTCTGTTCAAAGGAGAACTCACAGAGATGTTCAG GTACGAGGAGGCTTCACCTGAGGAGGCGGGATCTAAAGATGAGTCATCAGAATCAGAGAAAAAGGACCAATAG
- the mrgbp gene encoding MRG/MORF4L-binding protein produces the protein MGEADVTLSQAEEKPPDSGLGSGEDSVVWSHEVEVCLFHAMIGHKPVGVNRHFHMICIRDKFSQNIGRQVSSSVIWDHLGTMYDMQALHESEILPFPNSEKSFSLPDDIIQDVKEGKLGSEEETKEEFRMEREPPATHEEGSNSSVKTSERSSSSREKERERDKEKNSSDGGGGAGGGKEAEKRKRSRATDKLLTSSNPASPGGAKRRRT, from the exons ATGGGGGAGGCCGACGTGACGCTGAGCCAGGCCGAGGAGAAGCCTCCGGACTCAGGTCTGGGCTCCGGGGAGGACTCGGTGGTCTGGAGCCACGAGGTGGAGGTTTGTCTGTTCCACGCGATGATCGGACACAAGCCCGTGG GAGTGAACCGTCATTTCCACATGATCTGCATCAGAGATAAGTTCAGTCAGAACATCGGGAGACAAGTTTCATCTTCTGTTATCTGGGATCATCTGGGAACCATGTATGACATGCAGGCTCTG cacGAGTCGGAGATCCTTCCGTTTCCAAACTCAGAGAAAAGCTTCAGTCTTCCAGATGACATCATCCAGGACGTGAAAGAag ggaaGCTGGGGTCAGAGGAGGAGACCAAAGAGGAGTTCAGGATGGAGAGAGAACCTCCAGCTACACATGAAGAAG GCAGCAACTCGTCGGTGAAAACGTCGGAacgaagcagcagcagccgagagaaggagagagaacgagacaaggagaagaacagcagcgatggaggaggaggagcaggaggaggcaaGGAGGCggagaaaaggaagaggagcagagctACTGACAAGCTGCTCACCTCCTCCAACCCTGCTAGTCCAGGAGGAGCCAAGAGGAGGCGCACCTGA